One window of Watersipora subatra chromosome 3, tzWatSuba1.1, whole genome shotgun sequence genomic DNA carries:
- the LOC137391976 gene encoding uncharacterized protein isoform X2: MPDTKFLYEVNPDARGKASPKKIGDAFKIAPVHSEKRVGPPPSSVAGAPLELIFSFDTTGSMYSCLDEVRKNLEKMISRILTDIPNIRIAVFAQGDYCDESSTYVTQFLDFTTDKSKLVKFVKEVKGSGGGDYEECYELVLQQARTELSWTSGSQRALVMIGDAIPHSVADYKQIMRDFSFVKKAVDWRKEADLLVGIGCRVYSVQCDPGHKESNEFWQGLAFKTYGHYLTLNNFSNVFDFIMAIAYKEQGADELEAYRQEVTNRPGGSGMNADLHALFDSLAGNDGDDDGSAGAAASVSAAPGPSGKKRPASSTTSASGAKKLKTAAKSVAVKRKSTSAVSTSAAKKSRVEAKKSSTTKTPAKKSSLKVSTKRAPAKKTLAKKAPAKKTPAKKTPAKKTPAKKTPAKKTPAKKTPAKKTPAKKTPAKKTPAKKAPAKKTPAKKALAKKALAKKAPAKKAPAKKAPAKKAPAKKAATKK; this comes from the exons ATGCCTGATACAAAGTTCTTGTATGAGGTCAACCCTGATGCACGAG GAAAAGCTTCTCCCAAGAAAATTGGAGATGCTTTCAAGATAGCTCCAGTCCATTCGGAAAAAAGAGTTGGACCTCCTCCTAGCAGTGTGGCTGGAGCTCCTCTCGAGCTCATATTCTCATTTGACACTACTGGCTCGATGTATTCATGCCTTGATGAAGTGCGCAAAAATCTGGAAAAAATGATCAGCAGAATTTTAACAGATATTCCTAACATCAGAATCGCT GTGTTCGCACAAGGAGACTACTGCGATGAGTCGTCAACCTATGTCACACAATTCCTTGATTTTACGACTGACAAATCAAAACTGGTTAAATTTGTGAAAGAAGTGAAAGGTAGCGGAGGGGGTGACTACGAGGAATGTTATGAGCTGGTCTTACAGCAAGCTCGGACTGAACTTTCATGGACAAGCG GAAGCCAACGAGCTCTGGTTATGATAGGAGATGCAATTCCTCACAGCGTGGCTGATTACAAGCAAATCATGCGCGACTTTAGCTTTGTTAAGAAGGCTGTAGACTGGAGGAAGGAAGCTGACCTGCTCGTGGGAATCGGTTGCCGAGTTTACTCAGTTCAGTGCGACCCAGGCCACAAAGAGTCCAATGAGTTTTGGCAAGGTTTGGCCTTCAAGACCTATGGCCACTACTTGACTCTTAACAACTTCTCTAATGTCTTTGATTTCATCATGGCCATTGCTTATAAGGAACAGGGAGCTGATGAGCTGGAG GCATATCGTCAAGAAGTTACCAACCGACCTGGTGGTTCTGGAATGAATGCTGATCTCCACGCTCTTTTTGACAGCCTTGCTGGAAATGACGGTGATGACGATGGATCAGCAGGAGCTGCTGCCTCTGTCAGTGCTGCCCCAG GCCCTTCAGGCAAGAAACGACCAGCTTCATCAACTACATCAGCTTCAGGAGCCAAGAAACTTAAGACTGCTGCCAAATCTGTCGCTGTAAAAAGGAAATCAACATCAGCAGTGAGCACATCAGCAGCAAAAAAATCTAGAGTTGAAGCTAAAAAATCATCAACCACAAAAACTCCAGCTAAGAAATCTTCTTTGAAAGTGTCAACAAAAAGAGCACCAGCTAAGAAGACACTTGCCAAGAAGGCACCCGCCAAGAAGACACCCGCCAAGAAGACACCCGCCAAGAAGACACCCGCCAAGAAGACACCCGCCAAGAAGACACCCGCCAAGAAGACACCCGCCAAGAAGACACCCGCCAAGAAGACACCCGCCAAGAAGACACCCGCCAAGAAGGCACCCGCCAAGAAGACACCCGCCAAGAAGGCACTCGCCAAGAAGGCACTCGCCAAGAAGGCACCAGCTAAAAAAGCACCAGCTAAAAAAGCACCAGCTAAGAAAGCACCAGCTAAGAAAGCTGccacaaaaaaatga
- the LOC137391976 gene encoding uncharacterized protein isoform X1 codes for MPAYKGTAPSTSHVVTDDRFKTLPVTSRISIRDFVSRNGITFAPGRGFYQLTKPETIQTYKEIVAVRVSDGAQISGDAVRALLKIPSGASKFKFVQQPDFEIYVQSTSYNRVLMPDTKFLYEVNPDARGKASPKKIGDAFKIAPVHSEKRVGPPPSSVAGAPLELIFSFDTTGSMYSCLDEVRKNLEKMISRILTDIPNIRIAVFAQGDYCDESSTYVTQFLDFTTDKSKLVKFVKEVKGSGGGDYEECYELVLQQARTELSWTSGSQRALVMIGDAIPHSVADYKQIMRDFSFVKKAVDWRKEADLLVGIGCRVYSVQCDPGHKESNEFWQGLAFKTYGHYLTLNNFSNVFDFIMAIAYKEQGADELEAYRQEVTNRPGGSGMNADLHALFDSLAGNDGDDDGSAGAAASVSAAPGPSGKKRPASSTTSASGAKKLKTAAKSVAVKRKSTSAVSTSAAKKSRVEAKKSSTTKTPAKKSSLKVSTKRAPAKKTLAKKAPAKKTPAKKTPAKKTPAKKTPAKKTPAKKTPAKKTPAKKTPAKKTPAKKAPAKKTPAKKALAKKALAKKAPAKKAPAKKAPAKKAPAKKAATKK; via the exons ATGCCAGCTTACAAAGGAACAGCACCCAGTACAAGTCATGTAGTAACGGATGATCGTTTTAAAACGTTACCAGTTACTAGCAGGATTTCTATTCGAGATTTTGTGAGCAGGAATGGGATAACATTTGCTCCTGGCCGAG GATTTTATCAGCTGACGAAGCCAGAAACCATTCAGACATACAAGGAGATTGTTGCTGTTAGAGTCAGCGATGGAGCTCAG ATCTCCGGAGATGCTGTGCGGGCGTTGTTAAAGATTCCTAGTGGAGCTAGCAAGTTCAAGTTCGTACAGCAaccagactttgagatttatgtcCAGAGCACCTCGTACAACCGTGTCCTCATGCCTGATACAAAGTTCTTGTATGAGGTCAACCCTGATGCACGAG GAAAAGCTTCTCCCAAGAAAATTGGAGATGCTTTCAAGATAGCTCCAGTCCATTCGGAAAAAAGAGTTGGACCTCCTCCTAGCAGTGTGGCTGGAGCTCCTCTCGAGCTCATATTCTCATTTGACACTACTGGCTCGATGTATTCATGCCTTGATGAAGTGCGCAAAAATCTGGAAAAAATGATCAGCAGAATTTTAACAGATATTCCTAACATCAGAATCGCT GTGTTCGCACAAGGAGACTACTGCGATGAGTCGTCAACCTATGTCACACAATTCCTTGATTTTACGACTGACAAATCAAAACTGGTTAAATTTGTGAAAGAAGTGAAAGGTAGCGGAGGGGGTGACTACGAGGAATGTTATGAGCTGGTCTTACAGCAAGCTCGGACTGAACTTTCATGGACAAGCG GAAGCCAACGAGCTCTGGTTATGATAGGAGATGCAATTCCTCACAGCGTGGCTGATTACAAGCAAATCATGCGCGACTTTAGCTTTGTTAAGAAGGCTGTAGACTGGAGGAAGGAAGCTGACCTGCTCGTGGGAATCGGTTGCCGAGTTTACTCAGTTCAGTGCGACCCAGGCCACAAAGAGTCCAATGAGTTTTGGCAAGGTTTGGCCTTCAAGACCTATGGCCACTACTTGACTCTTAACAACTTCTCTAATGTCTTTGATTTCATCATGGCCATTGCTTATAAGGAACAGGGAGCTGATGAGCTGGAG GCATATCGTCAAGAAGTTACCAACCGACCTGGTGGTTCTGGAATGAATGCTGATCTCCACGCTCTTTTTGACAGCCTTGCTGGAAATGACGGTGATGACGATGGATCAGCAGGAGCTGCTGCCTCTGTCAGTGCTGCCCCAG GCCCTTCAGGCAAGAAACGACCAGCTTCATCAACTACATCAGCTTCAGGAGCCAAGAAACTTAAGACTGCTGCCAAATCTGTCGCTGTAAAAAGGAAATCAACATCAGCAGTGAGCACATCAGCAGCAAAAAAATCTAGAGTTGAAGCTAAAAAATCATCAACCACAAAAACTCCAGCTAAGAAATCTTCTTTGAAAGTGTCAACAAAAAGAGCACCAGCTAAGAAGACACTTGCCAAGAAGGCACCCGCCAAGAAGACACCCGCCAAGAAGACACCCGCCAAGAAGACACCCGCCAAGAAGACACCCGCCAAGAAGACACCCGCCAAGAAGACACCCGCCAAGAAGACACCCGCCAAGAAGACACCCGCCAAGAAGACACCCGCCAAGAAGGCACCCGCCAAGAAGACACCCGCCAAGAAGGCACTCGCCAAGAAGGCACTCGCCAAGAAGGCACCAGCTAAAAAAGCACCAGCTAAAAAAGCACCAGCTAAGAAAGCACCAGCTAAGAAAGCTGccacaaaaaaatga